The Ochotona princeps isolate mOchPri1 chromosome 1, mOchPri1.hap1, whole genome shotgun sequence genome has a segment encoding these proteins:
- the BEND3 gene encoding BEN domain-containing protein 3, with product MNSAEFSEDVEEVLKNSTVKVETEAEDAALDCSVSSRTSERPPLDGILTALQDSSKRKQPGSGGQLDLVHSVKRRRMIPEGLLVGMRNRENSSPCQGNGEQAVRGRSLGAAWPGEEEPGHDATTPSYKKPLYSISHKILEKKNPPAGDLLSTYELLEKANAGNSPSPLRLLGESQKRDCSGATSDADPNIYFLIQKMFYMLNTLSSNMSQLHSKVDLLSLEVSRIKKQVSPSELVAKFQPPPEYQLTAAELKQLADQSLSGGDLACRLLVQLFPELFSDVDFSRGCSACGFATKRKLESLHLQLIRNYVEVYYPSVKDTTMWQAECLPQLNDFFSRFWAQREMEDSQPGGQVPGFFESEQVEASHFLDGKDQEEALSLDRSSTVASDHVVDTQDLTEFLDEASSPGEFAVFLLHRLFPELFDHRKLGEQFSCYGEGGKQELDPQRLQIIRNYTEIYFPDMQEEEAWLQQCAQRINDELEGLGLDGGSEGEAPRDDCYDSSSLPDDISVVKVEDGFEGERPGRRSKKIWLVPIDFDKLEIPQPDFELPGADCLLSKEQLRSIYESSLSIGNFASRLLVHLFPELFTHENLRKQYNCSGSLGKKQLDPSRIKLIRHYVQLLYPRAKNDRVWTLEFVGKLDERCRRRDTEQRRSYQQQRKVHVPGPECRDLASYAINPERFREEFEGPPLPPERSSKDFCKIPLDELVVPSPDFPVPSLYLLSDKEVREIVQQSLSVGNFAARLLVRLFPELFTAENLRLQYNHSGACNKKQLDPTRLRLIRHYVEAVYPVDKMEEVWHYECIPSIDERCRRPNRKKCDILKKAKKVEK from the coding sequence GGGCTCTTAGTGGGCATGCGGAACCGGGAGAACAGCTCGCCCTGCCAGGGCAACGGAGAGCAGGCCGTCAGGGGTAGGAGCCTAGGTGCAGCGTGGCCAGGTGAGGAGGAGCCTGGCCATGATGCCACCACCCCTTCGTACAAGAAACCCCTGTACAGCATCTCGCACAAGATTCTAGAGAAGAAGAACCCCCCAGCGGGGGACCTGCTCAGCACCTATGAGCTTTTGGAGAAGGCGAACGCTGGCAACAGCCCCTCCCCGCTGCGTCTCTTGGGCGAGTCCCAGAAGCGGGACTGCAGTGGGGCGACCAGCGATGCAGATCCCAACATCTACTTCCTCATCCAGAAGATGTTCTACATGCTCAACACTCTCTCCTCCAACATGTCGCAGCTGCACAGCAAGGTGGATCTGCTCTCCTTGGAGGTGAGCCGCATCAAGAAGCAGGTGAGTCCCTCGGAACTTGTGGCCAAGTTCCAGCCACCCCCAGAGTACCAGCTCACGGCGGCCGAGCTCAAGCAGCTAGCAGACCAGAGCCTATCCGGGGGTGACCTGGCCTGCCGCCTGCTGGTGCAACTTTTCCCAGAGCTCTTCAGTGACGTGGACTTCTCGCGTGGCTGCAGTGCCTGTGGTTTCGCCACCAAGCGCAAGCTAGAGTCACTGCACCTGCAGCTCATCCGTAACTATGTGGAGGTCTACTACCCCTCAGTGAAGGACACCACCATGTGGCAAGCCGAGTGCCTGCCGCAGCTGAACGACTTCTTCAGCCGCTTCTGGGCCCAGCGAGAAATGGAGGACAGCCAGCCGGGTGGCCAGGTGCCCGGCTTCTTTGAGTCTGAGCAGGTGGAGGCCAGCCACTTTCTGGATGGCAAGGACCAGGAGGAGGCCTTGTCCTTGGACAGGAGCAGCACCGTCGCCTCGGACCACGTGGTGGACACGCAGGACCTCACTGAGTTCCTGGATGAGGCCTCATCGCCTGGTGAGTTCGCCGTCTTCCTCCTCCACCGGCTCTTCCCGGAGCTCTTTGACCACCGCAAGCTGGGTGAGCAGTTCAGCTGCTACGGCGAGGGAGGCAAGCAGGAGCTCGATCCGCAGCGGCTGCAGATCATCCGCAACTACACAGAGATCTACTTCCCCGACATGCAGGAAGAGGAGGCATGGCTGCAGCAGTGTGCACAGCGCATCAACGACGAGCTTGAGGGCCTGGGGCTGGACGGTGGCAGTGAGGGTGAGGCCCCTCGCGACGACTGCTATGACTCCTCCAGCCTGCCCGATGACATCTCTGTGGTCAAGGTAGAGGATGGCTTCGAGGGCGAGCGCCCTGGCCGGCGCTCCAAGAAGATCTGGCTGGTGCCCATCGACTTCGACAAGCTGGAGATCCCACAGCCTGACTTTGAGCTGCCTGGTGCCGACTGTCTACTGAGCAAGGAGCAGCTACGCAGCATCTATGAGAGCAGCCTGTCCATAGGCAACTTCGCCTCCCGCCTGCTGGTGCACCTGTTCCCTGAACTCTTCACCCACGAGAACCTGCGCAAGCAGTACAACTGCAGCGGCTCGCTGGGTAAGAAGCAGCTGGATCCATCGCGCATCAAGCTGATCCGCCATTATGTACAGTTGCTCTACCCCAGGGCAAAGAACGACCGTGTCTGGACCCTGGAGTTTGTGGGCAAACTGGACGAGCGCTGCCGGCGCCGGGACACGGAGCAGAGGCGCTCCTACCAGCAGCAGCGCAAGGTACATGTACCGGGCCCCGAGTGCAGGGACCTGGCGAGCTATGCAATCAACCCCGAGAGGTTCCGCGAGGAGTTTGAGGGGCCCCCGCTGCCCCCAGagaggagcagcaaggacttctGCAAGATCCCCTTGGATGAGCTGGTGGTCCCCTCCCCCGACTTCCCCGTGCCTTCCCTGTACCTGCTGTCGGACAAGGAGGTGCGTGAGATTGTGCAGCAGAGCCTGTCAGTGGGCAACTTCGCTGCCCGCCTCCTGGTTAGGCTCTTCCCCGAACTCTTCACTGCTGAGAACCTGCGGCTGCAGTACAACCACTCTGGAGCCTGCAACAAGAAGCAGCTGGACCCGACGCGGCTGCGGCTCATCCGCCACTACGTGGAAGCCGTGTACCCAGTAGATAAGATGGAGGAGGTGTGGCACTATGAATGTATCCCCAGCATTGACGAGCGGTGTCGACGGCCCAACAGGAAAAAATGTGACATTCTCAAGAAAGCCAAAAAAGTGGAGAAGTga